From Candidatus Eisenbacteria bacterium, the proteins below share one genomic window:
- a CDS encoding thymidine phosphorylase — translation MESNPKEHYTALRQLLDHAYAPYSGFHVAARLVTADGIITEGCNVENASFGLGLCAERVAVFRAMSRGLRNFTHLYLASSGNSPVSPCGACREVLRQVTNDLDITMFGSHPNEVECVRLSELLPDPAAVKDSGAANDDNSFKEGARAVHHVDPRLVIEQKRDGNELTPETIGLFMADFLSDKITDYQMTAFLMAVFLKGMTSTETEALSRSMMESGHVLDWKGFAGPFVDKHSTGGIGDKISLVLAPVLAALGLKVPMISGRGLGHTGGTLDKLQAIPGYRVALSEEEMGRQLERVGLFIAGQTPSLVPADRRLYALRDVTATVASPPLIVSSILSKKAAAGLQYLVLDVKYGEGAFMTTLPKARDLAERLVKTAQKLGLKSIAVLSRMEGVLGRTVGNAIEVEESIRMLMGEEMPFDLSELVEVLGGVLLVQTGRVDDMSDARNRIRDVLKSGAALQVFEKWIRAQGCTLDSKTLLQKLPQSPETMTVLADSDGYVSAIKGREMGLFLGRVGGGRLRADDTIFPGVGVRILKSIGEPVKRGDPIFEVYYETEKKPVPEELARLVTLSSDPSERAHLIAGYVTPEGFSKTFHSKI, via the coding sequence ATGGAATCGAACCCAAAAGAGCATTACACCGCATTAAGGCAATTGTTGGATCACGCTTATGCGCCCTATTCTGGTTTTCATGTCGCGGCTCGCCTGGTTACCGCGGACGGAATCATCACCGAGGGATGCAATGTCGAGAATGCCAGTTTTGGGTTGGGACTCTGTGCCGAGCGGGTGGCTGTCTTTAGGGCGATGAGCCGGGGATTGAGGAATTTTACACATCTTTACCTCGCTTCCTCCGGCAATAGCCCCGTCAGCCCGTGCGGCGCCTGCCGGGAAGTCCTCCGGCAGGTGACGAACGATCTCGATATCACAATGTTCGGTTCACATCCCAATGAGGTTGAATGCGTCCGGCTGTCTGAATTATTGCCCGATCCGGCTGCTGTGAAAGACTCCGGTGCGGCAAACGATGACAACTCTTTTAAAGAGGGTGCCCGCGCCGTCCATCATGTGGATCCAAGATTGGTGATTGAACAAAAACGCGACGGGAATGAACTTACACCTGAGACGATCGGCCTCTTCATGGCGGATTTCCTCTCTGATAAAATCACCGATTATCAAATGACTGCTTTCCTCATGGCTGTTTTTCTCAAGGGAATGACAAGCACTGAGACGGAGGCTTTGTCCAGATCGATGATGGAAAGCGGCCATGTGCTTGATTGGAAAGGTTTCGCGGGACCCTTCGTTGATAAACATTCCACCGGCGGCATCGGAGATAAAATCTCTCTTGTGCTTGCTCCTGTGCTCGCGGCCCTGGGTTTGAAAGTCCCGATGATCTCCGGAAGGGGTTTGGGCCATACCGGCGGGACCCTGGATAAGCTGCAGGCCATACCTGGATATAGAGTCGCCCTCAGCGAGGAGGAGATGGGCCGTCAGCTGGAAAGAGTGGGTCTCTTTATCGCCGGGCAGACACCCTCACTCGTCCCCGCTGATCGTCGGCTTTATGCCCTACGGGATGTCACGGCGACCGTTGCCTCACCACCCCTTATTGTGAGCAGCATTCTGAGCAAAAAGGCGGCGGCCGGCCTCCAATATCTCGTCTTGGATGTCAAATATGGTGAAGGGGCTTTTATGACGACCCTCCCCAAGGCGAGAGATTTGGCGGAGCGGCTTGTCAAAACGGCGCAGAAGCTGGGACTCAAATCCATTGCGGTCTTGAGCCGCATGGAAGGCGTTCTAGGGCGGACGGTGGGTAACGCCATCGAGGTGGAAGAATCCATCCGCATGCTCATGGGTGAGGAGATGCCATTTGACCTGAGCGAACTTGTCGAGGTTCTGGGCGGTGTTCTTCTTGTACAAACGGGACGGGTGGACGATATGTCTGATGCACGCAACCGGATCCGGGATGTATTGAAGTCAGGTGCGGCTTTACAGGTTTTTGAGAAGTGGATCCGGGCTCAGGGTTGTACATTAGATTCCAAAACCCTTCTTCAAAAACTCCCACAATCACCGGAAACAATGACGGTTCTTGCCGATTCTGACGGTTACGTATCCGCGATTAAGGGTAGGGAGATGGGATTATTTCTGGGGCGTGTGGGTGGCGGCCGCCTCCGCGCGGATGATACTATCTTTCCCGGTGTCGGCGTACGAATACTGAAGAGCATCGGTGAGCCGGTAAAAAGGGGGGATCCCATCTTTGAAGTTTACTATGAAACCGAAAAGAAGCCCGTGCCGGAGGAATTGGCTCGATTAGTAACCTTATCTTCAGATCCGTCCGAGAGGGCGCATCTCATCGCCGGGTATGTGACTCCCGAGGGCTTTTCCAAAACATTTCATTCCAAGATCTGA
- the mazG gene encoding nucleoside triphosphate pyrophosphohydrolase gives MSEIEDKGNGYHLMDLVRRLRGKDGCPWDRDQTLRSLTPYLLEETHEVMEAIEIEDDEKLQEELGDLLFIVLFFTAIAEEKNAFSLPDVIQGIREKILVRHPHVFKNPTHLTNSDAHAQWEHIKRTQRADKKRPLLQAGAAGLPALLHAFRIQEKAASFGFDWDALEPIFKKIQEELDEVREAMASDPEGPRTGQEIGDLLFSVVNLARHLKQDPERSLRGTADRFCGRFDKMNSLIQADGLRLEEASLDTLDQYWERVKWAEES, from the coding sequence ATGTCTGAAATAGAAGATAAGGGCAATGGCTACCATCTGATGGATTTGGTGCGCCGGCTAAGGGGCAAGGATGGGTGTCCGTGGGACCGGGATCAGACCCTCAGATCTTTGACACCTTATCTCTTGGAAGAAACCCACGAAGTGATGGAAGCCATTGAGATTGAGGATGACGAGAAGCTTCAAGAGGAATTGGGTGACCTTCTCTTTATCGTTCTCTTTTTTACCGCGATCGCAGAGGAAAAAAACGCCTTCTCCCTGCCTGATGTCATTCAAGGAATCCGTGAGAAAATTTTGGTTCGCCACCCGCACGTTTTTAAGAACCCCACACACCTGACCAACTCCGACGCGCATGCACAATGGGAACATATCAAGAGGACGCAACGCGCCGATAAGAAGAGGCCTCTTCTTCAGGCGGGCGCCGCGGGATTGCCGGCGCTTCTGCATGCCTTTCGGATCCAGGAAAAGGCCGCCTCTTTCGGATTTGATTGGGATGCGCTGGAACCTATCTTTAAAAAGATCCAAGAGGAACTTGATGAAGTCCGGGAGGCCATGGCCTCCGATCCCGAAGGGCCACGAACGGGGCAGGAGATTGGAGACCTACTTTTTTCAGTCGTTAATCTGGCCCGCCACCTGAAACAGGACCCGGAAAGATCCCTGAGAGGGACAGCGGATCGGTTTTGCGGCCGCTTTGACAAAATGAATTCCCTTATCCAAGCGGACGGCCTTCGGCTTGAAGAAGCATCACTCGATACACTCGATCAGTACTGGGAAAGAGTCAAATGGGCGGAAGAGTCCTGA
- a CDS encoding XRE family transcriptional regulator: protein MTLTIGEKIRRIRHTQKRSLRNLSTGTGLSATYLGDIERGKSSPTIPALSRIAGALGLPLAELVRDQENRDRGEHLLESQQLLTGRIGGYSLWKYGEERDGCRLAAYYIELPPNENRMADFLKNEGLACIYIKSGPVTLSWDEKEIRLNTGDSLQVLLQPPGFHCSAEKKRAGIFIFIIREEIEFNNIHEL from the coding sequence GTGACTTTGACAATTGGAGAGAAGATTCGAAGAATCCGCCATACACAAAAACGGAGTCTCAGAAATCTCAGCACGGGCACTGGTTTGTCCGCGACCTATCTCGGCGATATCGAACGTGGCAAGTCCTCTCCGACCATTCCAGCCCTTTCCAGGATTGCCGGCGCTCTCGGTCTTCCTCTGGCCGAACTTGTAAGGGATCAGGAAAATAGGGATCGAGGAGAGCATTTGCTGGAGTCCCAACAACTCCTCACCGGCCGGATTGGAGGGTATTCCCTTTGGAAATATGGTGAGGAAAGAGATGGGTGTAGACTGGCCGCTTATTATATTGAGTTGCCCCCTAATGAGAATCGGATGGCGGATTTTCTGAAAAATGAGGGGTTGGCCTGTATTTATATCAAGTCCGGGCCGGTGACATTATCATGGGACGAAAAAGAGATCCGATTGAATACAGGTGATAGCCTTCAAGTCCTGCTTCAACCACCGGGATTCCATTGTTCGGCTGAAAAGAAGAGAGCTGGGATTTTTATTTTTATCATTCGTGAGGAGATTGAGTTTAATAATATTCACGAATTGTAG
- a CDS encoding helix-turn-helix domain-containing protein yields the protein MMAKTMCRLLGQKLRRIREARGFVLKDVEQISGISATHISEIERARTAPTVQLLDRLAQALQVSTACLLELPPLDSPHIHSSGHRRILESPDGLASLERLSEIWSFSALELHRIHLKAEGILSGEVPPTEDLIIVINGEIQAWVDGDGRQLTTGMGLHACTRDRIILSNKSGGTVELLWATRSVYCY from the coding sequence ATGATGGCGAAAACCATGTGTCGTCTCTTGGGCCAGAAGCTCCGGCGGATTCGGGAAGCCCGCGGTTTCGTGCTCAAGGATGTGGAGCAGATCTCCGGTATCAGCGCCACACACATTTCTGAGATCGAACGAGCCAGAACGGCACCGACGGTACAGTTGCTCGACCGGCTGGCGCAAGCCCTTCAAGTTTCGACAGCCTGCCTGCTGGAACTTCCACCCCTCGATTCCCCTCACATTCATTCATCGGGCCACCGGAGGATTCTGGAGTCCCCAGACGGCCTTGCTTCATTGGAGCGCTTGAGTGAAATCTGGTCCTTTTCAGCTCTCGAGCTTCACCGGATCCATCTCAAGGCGGAGGGGATTCTCTCTGGCGAAGTTCCTCCAACAGAGGATCTCATCATCGTTATAAACGGAGAGATACAGGCTTGGGTGGATGGTGATGGACGCCAGCTCACAACGGGCATGGGACTCCATGCCTGCACGAGGGATAGGATCATCTTATCAAATAAGTCAGGTGGGACTGTGGAGCTCCTTTGGGCAACTCGGTCCGTGTATTGTTATTAA
- the speB gene encoding agmatinase, protein MDSRSFETGPRLTSFAGFDLSPEEARILILPIPYDLTTSYEPGTRWGPSAVLQASYQLESYDEETDADLGDLSIATLPPIEPVVSGPAQMMAVVEEACYALLGKNRRLVVLGGEHTLTVGVLRAYKRAGVNIHVLQLDAHADLRETYQGSDLSHACVMARVREIYPFIQVGIRSLSRGERECLESSRVIWARQIHEDLGASLRRLDDILGDPVYITCDLDVLDPSLLPSTGTPEPGGLDWRQITRILRHVGRTRTVIGLDFMEHSPRAGAHAADYVTARLMAKAFIYCWGIKSPP, encoded by the coding sequence GTGGACTCTCGGTCGTTCGAAACGGGCCCTAGACTCACCTCCTTTGCGGGATTCGACCTATCTCCTGAAGAAGCCAGAATTCTAATATTACCAATACCTTACGACCTCACCACCAGTTATGAACCCGGGACTCGGTGGGGTCCCAGCGCCGTCCTTCAGGCATCCTATCAACTGGAATCTTATGATGAAGAGACCGATGCCGATCTGGGCGATTTGAGCATCGCGACCCTGCCGCCCATTGAGCCGGTTGTCAGCGGGCCGGCTCAGATGATGGCTGTTGTTGAGGAAGCCTGCTATGCGCTCTTGGGAAAAAATCGGCGTCTGGTGGTGCTGGGAGGGGAGCATACTCTCACGGTCGGAGTGTTGCGGGCATATAAGCGTGCAGGCGTAAACATTCATGTTCTTCAGTTGGATGCTCATGCCGATCTAAGGGAAACATATCAGGGGTCGGATCTCAGCCACGCTTGCGTTATGGCCCGGGTGAGGGAGATCTACCCCTTTATTCAGGTCGGGATCCGGAGTCTCAGCCGTGGAGAGAGGGAATGTCTGGAGTCGAGCCGGGTCATCTGGGCCCGTCAAATCCATGAAGACTTGGGGGCCTCTCTGAGGCGGCTGGATGATATCCTCGGGGATCCGGTTTATATCACCTGCGACCTGGATGTCTTGGACCCCTCACTGCTTCCCTCGACGGGGACCCCGGAACCGGGAGGGCTGGATTGGCGTCAAATCACTCGGATTTTAAGGCACGTCGGCCGTACCCGGACCGTCATCGGATTAGATTTTATGGAACACAGTCCGAGAGCTGGCGCGCACGCCGCAGATTATGTTACAGCCCGGCTCATGGCAAAGGCCTTTATCTACTGCTGGGGGATCAAATCTCCTCCCTAA
- a CDS encoding 3D domain-containing protein, whose product MKQPRRKEILAGITAMAGLLGLALFSVGGPIPVSIPKAQEIAISEKAPCSEEWEGSLPINDEEIILGMTFVPVTITAYSSTIDQTDKTPWLTASLTRTRPGVLALSRDLIKTYAPDAPFDYGDLVLVSGVGLFRVEDTMNARWENRADIWFPTKYQARRWGNRKGLLAKIKGQSTSPLLVANEAHLATILYSQ is encoded by the coding sequence TTGAAACAACCTAGACGAAAAGAGATCCTCGCTGGAATCACCGCCATGGCGGGTCTCCTCGGCCTTGCTCTCTTCTCCGTCGGGGGACCAATTCCCGTCTCAATCCCAAAGGCACAAGAAATTGCGATTTCGGAGAAAGCGCCCTGTTCCGAAGAATGGGAAGGAAGTCTTCCAATAAATGATGAGGAAATTATCCTCGGGATGACCTTTGTTCCGGTGACCATCACCGCCTATAGCTCCACCATAGATCAGACCGATAAGACACCGTGGCTCACCGCTTCACTCACACGGACACGCCCCGGTGTTTTGGCCCTCTCCCGCGACCTAATCAAGACATATGCACCGGATGCACCTTTTGATTATGGCGATCTGGTCCTGGTTTCCGGCGTCGGACTCTTCCGCGTCGAAGATACAATGAATGCCAGATGGGAAAATCGGGCTGATATTTGGTTTCCAACGAAATATCAGGCCCGGCGTTGGGGAAACCGCAAAGGACTTCTCGCCAAGATCAAAGGCCAATCCACATCCCCCCTGCTGGTGGCCAATGAAGCGCACCTCGCCACGATCCTGTATTCTCAGTAA
- the rsgA gene encoding ribosome small subunit-dependent GTPase A has translation MNPDTGRNQLQNEGVQLKMPQGTSERKRRITGVVIAIHSQKFTIRSDRDYTMALPGRFKKGPRQLTTPFVVGDRLELILDENVPTLSKLFDRKNEISRVGSLRPPIKQIIAANVDAVICVVSVAEPPFNSRLLDRLLLFSEVAGVTGSICVNKWDLVGAADASPLIPHEPLGYRVIRTSALLGDGIEELRSVLRNRISLLVGPSGVGKSTLLNRLVPEAGLRTLPISPSTGRGVHTTTRVDWLDLPTGGVVLDTPGLRHIRPWGLEPLNLAHYFPEFRDLIRDCQFRDCRHRSEPGCAVIRAIRSGIPELAGRYDSYCRIFASLERDELW, from the coding sequence ATGAACCCGGACACCGGAAGAAACCAGCTTCAGAATGAAGGTGTTCAGCTAAAGATGCCACAGGGGACCTCAGAGCGGAAGAGACGGATCACGGGAGTGGTTATTGCCATTCACTCGCAAAAGTTCACGATCCGCTCCGATCGGGATTACACGATGGCTCTTCCCGGCCGCTTTAAAAAGGGACCCCGCCAATTGACGACACCCTTCGTCGTCGGGGACCGGCTGGAGTTGATTCTCGATGAAAACGTACCCACCCTTTCCAAGTTGTTCGATCGCAAAAATGAAATTTCCCGGGTCGGCAGCCTCCGTCCACCAATAAAGCAGATCATCGCGGCCAATGTGGACGCGGTCATCTGTGTCGTCTCCGTTGCTGAACCCCCCTTCAATTCGCGGCTCCTGGACCGTCTTCTTCTTTTCAGCGAGGTGGCGGGGGTAACCGGCTCGATCTGTGTCAATAAATGGGATTTGGTGGGTGCGGCTGACGCATCCCCTTTAATACCTCATGAACCGTTGGGTTACAGAGTCATCCGGACCTCCGCGTTATTGGGGGATGGTATTGAAGAGCTCCGATCGGTCCTCAGGAATCGAATTTCATTATTGGTGGGTCCTTCCGGTGTCGGCAAATCGACGCTCCTGAACCGGCTTGTTCCCGAAGCCGGTCTTCGAACCCTTCCTATCAGCCCTTCCACTGGCCGTGGGGTTCACACGACAACGCGGGTCGATTGGCTGGATCTTCCAACGGGAGGTGTCGTGCTCGATACACCGGGGCTCCGGCATATCCGGCCCTGGGGTCTGGAACCATTAAACCTCGCTCACTATTTTCCGGAGTTCCGTGACCTCATTAGGGATTGTCAATTTAGGGATTGCCGGCACCGGAGCGAACCAGGGTGTGCGGTTATCAGGGCCATCCGGTCGGGAATACCCGAACTTGCCGGCCGGTATGACAGCTACTGCAGGATCTTTGCCTCATTGGAACGTGATGAATTGTGGTAG
- a CDS encoding RluA family pseudouridine synthase translates to MTPPEEKCDETRPPVGRLDSGEAVQPDLEMEAEQLPGPDDDELRTMAGWVRWGCTQIDPADAGERLDRYLARRFTYRSRTDWAQKIREGRIRIDERIIRPSYLLKTGDMLQYRARLLPEPEVDADCPTVYEDDALLAVNKSGNIPVHPAGRYFRNSLLLQLEEHKYGRGILHIVHRLDRETSGVILFTKSSAWARELSFQFENRKIEKTYLAVVWGHLENERLIDLPLGQNGQSKVRKAVGIVPGGRPSRTQVRPLSYGEKVTLVEARPLTGRLHQIRVHLRAIGHPILGDKLYGKDEEYFLKFLGGTPLSEEDYEDLGFRRQALHAWKISIEHPVSKELLEITAPPNSELKALFEKFKLEFKDGSS, encoded by the coding sequence ATGACCCCGCCTGAAGAAAAATGTGACGAAACGAGACCTCCCGTAGGTCGACTCGATTCGGGGGAGGCCGTTCAGCCGGATCTTGAGATGGAGGCGGAACAGCTTCCGGGGCCGGATGACGATGAGCTGCGGACGATGGCGGGATGGGTCCGCTGGGGTTGCACGCAGATCGATCCCGCGGATGCCGGGGAACGATTGGATCGTTATCTTGCCCGACGCTTCACGTACCGCTCCCGAACCGATTGGGCTCAGAAGATCCGGGAGGGAAGGATTCGAATCGATGAACGGATCATCCGACCCTCTTACCTGCTCAAGACAGGAGATATGCTGCAGTATCGTGCCCGGCTTTTACCTGAACCTGAAGTCGACGCCGATTGCCCTACAGTTTATGAAGACGACGCCCTTCTGGCCGTGAACAAATCTGGGAATATTCCGGTTCATCCAGCGGGACGGTACTTTCGCAATAGTCTCCTGCTCCAGCTGGAAGAGCACAAGTATGGGCGGGGGATTTTGCACATCGTCCATCGTTTGGATCGTGAAACAAGTGGCGTCATCCTTTTTACTAAATCGAGTGCTTGGGCGCGCGAGCTCTCCTTCCAATTTGAGAATCGCAAGATCGAAAAGACCTATTTGGCCGTTGTCTGGGGACATTTGGAAAACGAGCGGCTTATCGATCTTCCCCTGGGTCAAAACGGCCAATCAAAGGTTCGCAAGGCCGTGGGGATCGTTCCCGGAGGCCGTCCTTCCCGAACACAAGTCCGGCCGCTTTCCTACGGAGAAAAGGTGACCCTGGTCGAGGCCAGGCCGCTGACCGGCCGGCTTCACCAAATCCGGGTTCATCTTCGCGCCATCGGCCACCCGATTTTGGGTGATAAGTTATACGGGAAGGATGAGGAGTACTTCCTGAAGTTCCTCGGCGGAACACCCCTATCAGAGGAAGATTATGAAGATTTGGGGTTTCGACGGCAGGCTCTGCACGCCTGGAAAATATCGATTGAGCATCCTGTTTCGAAGGAGCTGCTTGAAATAACAGCCCCCCCAAATTCCGAATTGAAAGCATTATTCGAAAAATTCAAATTGGAATTTAAAGACGGGTCATCGTGA
- a CDS encoding AAA family ATPase: MIRPEDLALKPEEVRWQCNPSTLGFSTTEELEEKKEIIGQDRAVKAVVLGLNLRSKGYNIYVAGPPGTGKTTAIRRLLQKVGKEGPTPPDICYLNNFNDPDNPTAVILPAGKGVALRRGMDDLVSQLRPNLAQIFESDRFKERTKAIVEEYKEREKTIIRSFEEKIQAENFALVQVQIGPYSKPEIAPVIAEEAVTMERLDSMTHQGQFKQEEFDRLKEKYKELASELEETLRKTRDIKKELRNELLKTQKEFASPIINDGLDDMKREFDNEKVREYLEQVREEILDNLEELTNQGEEEPKANQRGNDDKFRAYRVNVVVDNSHTKGLPAIFETSPNYRNLFGTIERVMEKPGFWSSDFTRIKTGSILRANGGCLILNLLDMIVEPGVWAALKRTLKHNKVDIQTYDPFYLVSANALKPEPIDIDVKVLMIGDSYSYNILYSMDEDFRKIFKVKAEFNSIMPREEENVHRYAGFVCTLARKEGLRQMDASGVAALVEYGVRRAGRQNKITTYFSLVADVHREANFWAGDEKVPVISGSHVEKAIQERDYRSQKIEDQLQEMMEEGTILGDTEGCKVGQVNGLSVFDLGDYAFGRPTRITTKTSVGQGGIVSIEREVDLSGRIHDKGVLILEGFFRHRFAQSKPLTLAASICFEQSYSGIDGDSASSTEIYALLSSLSGFPIRQDCAVTGSVNQHGEIQPIGGVNEKIEGFYHICKAKGLTGTQGVLIPKLNIKDLMLKEELVEVIREGRFHVYAISTIEEGIEILTGIPAGSQNPDGSWEPKTVFGEVDSTLIRYAEVMKTYSGGGGDGRSVS, translated from the coding sequence ATGATCCGTCCAGAGGATTTGGCTCTTAAACCGGAAGAGGTCCGGTGGCAATGCAATCCATCGACTCTTGGTTTTTCCACAACTGAGGAGCTTGAAGAGAAAAAGGAAATCATCGGGCAGGATCGGGCGGTCAAAGCGGTTGTTCTGGGGCTGAATCTTCGATCCAAGGGGTATAATATTTATGTAGCAGGTCCTCCTGGAACCGGAAAAACAACAGCGATCCGACGTCTTCTGCAGAAAGTCGGAAAGGAAGGACCCACCCCGCCGGATATCTGCTACTTGAATAACTTCAATGACCCGGATAACCCAACGGCTGTCATATTGCCGGCGGGGAAAGGTGTAGCGCTTCGGCGGGGAATGGACGACCTGGTCAGCCAGCTTAGGCCCAATCTGGCGCAGATCTTTGAAAGTGATCGGTTCAAAGAGCGAACAAAAGCGATTGTGGAAGAGTACAAGGAACGCGAGAAGACGATTATCCGTTCTTTTGAGGAAAAAATCCAGGCTGAAAATTTTGCGCTTGTGCAAGTTCAGATCGGCCCCTATTCAAAACCAGAGATTGCGCCGGTCATCGCCGAAGAAGCCGTCACAATGGAACGACTGGATTCCATGACGCACCAGGGGCAGTTCAAGCAAGAGGAATTCGACCGGTTAAAAGAAAAATACAAGGAGCTCGCATCGGAACTTGAGGAAACACTCCGCAAGACAAGGGATATCAAAAAGGAACTTCGCAATGAATTGTTGAAGACTCAAAAGGAATTCGCCAGTCCTATCATCAACGATGGATTGGATGATATGAAGCGTGAGTTTGACAATGAAAAGGTGAGGGAATATTTGGAGCAAGTGCGGGAAGAGATTCTCGACAACCTTGAGGAATTGACGAATCAGGGGGAAGAGGAGCCCAAAGCAAATCAAAGGGGCAATGATGATAAATTCCGGGCCTACCGCGTCAATGTAGTTGTGGATAATTCACATACCAAGGGACTACCGGCTATCTTTGAAACAAGCCCGAACTACCGAAATCTCTTTGGCACGATAGAGAGGGTTATGGAAAAACCCGGTTTTTGGAGCAGCGATTTTACGCGGATAAAGACAGGCAGCATCCTTCGCGCGAACGGCGGGTGTCTCATTCTCAATCTGCTGGATATGATCGTGGAACCGGGTGTTTGGGCCGCCCTAAAAAGAACGCTGAAGCACAATAAGGTGGATATCCAGACCTATGATCCCTTCTACCTTGTCTCGGCAAATGCTTTAAAACCCGAACCAATCGATATAGATGTCAAGGTTCTCATGATCGGAGATTCCTATAGTTATAATATTCTCTACTCCATGGATGAAGATTTCCGCAAGATTTTCAAAGTTAAAGCCGAGTTCAATTCAATCATGCCGCGCGAAGAAGAGAATGTCCACCGCTACGCCGGCTTTGTCTGCACGTTGGCCAGAAAGGAAGGACTGCGCCAAATGGACGCCTCGGGTGTGGCGGCTCTCGTTGAATACGGTGTCCGCCGGGCCGGCCGCCAGAATAAAATCACGACATATTTCAGTCTCGTAGCGGATGTACACCGGGAGGCCAATTTCTGGGCGGGCGACGAGAAAGTACCGGTCATCAGCGGCTCCCATGTGGAGAAGGCGATTCAAGAGCGCGACTACCGTTCTCAAAAAATCGAAGATCAACTGCAGGAAATGATGGAGGAGGGGACGATTCTCGGGGATACGGAGGGATGCAAGGTCGGGCAGGTGAACGGCCTTTCTGTATTCGACCTCGGAGACTATGCCTTTGGAAGACCGACCCGGATCACAACCAAGACCAGTGTCGGGCAGGGGGGGATCGTCAGTATTGAGCGCGAAGTCGATCTATCAGGCCGGATTCATGACAAGGGTGTTTTGATTCTTGAAGGATTTTTCCGCCATCGTTTTGCGCAGAGCAAGCCGTTGACATTGGCTGCGAGTATCTGTTTTGAACAATCCTACTCGGGCATTGATGGGGACAGCGCTTCCAGTACTGAAATCTATGCCCTCCTCAGTAGTCTCTCCGGGTTCCCCATCCGCCAGGATTGTGCTGTCACCGGTTCAGTGAATCAGCATGGTGAAATTCAGCCGATCGGTGGTGTGAATGAAAAGATTGAGGGTTTCTATCATATCTGCAAGGCAAAGGGATTGACGGGTACACAGGGCGTTCTAATCCCCAAACTGAATATTAAGGATCTCATGTTGAAAGAAGAGCTGGTTGAGGTCATCCGCGAGGGGCGTTTTCATGTCTATGCCATCAGCACGATTGAGGAAGGAATTGAAATCCTCACTGGCATTCCGGCCGGAAGTCAAAACCCGGACGGATCGTGGGAACCTAAGACGGTCTTCGGGGAGGTTGATTCCACCCTTATTCGCTATGCCGAGGTCATGAAAACGTATTCCGGCGGTGGGGGGGACGGGCGCTCTGTTTCCTAG
- a CDS encoding 2,3,4,5-tetrahydropyridine-2,6-dicarboxylate N-succinyltransferase: MSLKRSALKEIIERAWEQPKQRRGRNVIQAVRETIALLDAGKIRVASPRGRGWIVNHWVKEAILLYFLHQEVEQIELGPFTFRDKIPLKTDLEKAGVRVAPPGTVRYGAHLEPDVVLMPGYVNIGAYVGTGSMIDTWATVGSCAQVGRYVHVSGGVGIGGVLEPIQADPVIIEDGVFLGSRCVLVEGVRIGREAVLGAGVVLTASTPIVDVRGKEPKTMRGFVPPRAVVVPGSQPRTFRAGIYSMPCALIIGERRASTDAKTALNDFLRNRRREG, encoded by the coding sequence ATGAGTCTGAAACGATCCGCATTAAAAGAAATCATCGAGAGAGCCTGGGAACAGCCGAAGCAAAGACGAGGCCGGAATGTAATACAGGCTGTCCGTGAAACAATCGCACTATTGGACGCCGGTAAGATACGGGTAGCGTCACCCCGTGGCCGGGGATGGATCGTCAATCATTGGGTCAAAGAAGCGATCCTCCTCTATTTTCTACACCAGGAAGTGGAGCAGATCGAACTGGGGCCTTTTACGTTTCGCGATAAGATACCTCTAAAGACCGATTTGGAGAAGGCGGGGGTCCGCGTGGCGCCGCCGGGAACGGTACGGTACGGCGCTCATCTCGAGCCGGATGTCGTCCTGATGCCAGGGTATGTCAATATCGGGGCTTATGTCGGAACCGGATCGATGATCGATACGTGGGCCACCGTGGGAAGCTGCGCTCAAGTGGGCCGTTATGTTCATGTTTCCGGAGGGGTAGGTATTGGCGGCGTCCTTGAACCGATACAAGCTGATCCGGTCATCATTGAGGACGGTGTCTTTCTAGGTTCCCGCTGTGTGCTGGTGGAAGGGGTCCGAATTGGTAGGGAGGCCGTTCTCGGGGCCGGAGTTGTGCTGACAGCGTCGACGCCGATTGTCGATGTTCGAGGGAAGGAACCGAAAACGATGCGGGGTTTCGTACCACCTAGAGCCGTCGTTGTGCCGGGAAGCCAGCCGCGAACCTTTCGAGCCGGGATCTATTCAATGCCGTGCGCATTGATCATTGGTGAACGCCGCGCTTCGACCGATGCCAAAACAGCGTTAAATGATTTTCTCAGGAATAGGAGGAGAGAGGGATGA